Proteins encoded by one window of Nitrincola iocasae:
- a CDS encoding DUF2868 domain-containing protein, with translation MKLQLPFWLYPLAFILGLLIGAAALRYTPDGRINLMLVWLVWAGLPFVGACISGLMMFRKQRAPWLLRFSGAQRWQLDSQSQLQLWLKLHQLWCLSALGVLAAFLTLLLFTDLAFGWSSTLVDDPTLIHKITQMISVHWQAYWPSAVPDLALIESTRFIRIAPATEHAVNAGGWWSFLLASLVTYNLLPRILLILVCQLQLRHYSHRLSISSNQPVSASTETALADLRVQDLADWEGVEQLFWEINTSEGLTLGVDSWESDQQRWQALLKRKPSRLVWCIDLRRTPLAEMADRIKQASALGIQQAIQVRDNSLEAPAHARDSWQLFARQHQLVWLEAQ, from the coding sequence TTGAAGCTTCAACTACCTTTCTGGCTTTATCCACTGGCGTTTATTCTCGGCCTGCTGATCGGCGCTGCGGCGCTGCGTTATACCCCCGATGGGCGTATCAACCTGATGCTGGTCTGGTTGGTTTGGGCAGGACTACCGTTTGTAGGTGCGTGTATTTCCGGACTAATGATGTTTCGCAAGCAGCGAGCTCCCTGGTTGTTGAGGTTTAGTGGTGCCCAGCGCTGGCAGTTGGATAGCCAGTCACAACTGCAACTTTGGCTGAAACTCCATCAACTCTGGTGCTTAAGCGCGCTAGGTGTGCTGGCCGCTTTTCTGACGCTGCTGTTATTCACTGATCTGGCATTTGGCTGGAGTTCAACGCTGGTCGATGATCCGACCCTGATTCACAAAATCACCCAAATGATCAGTGTTCACTGGCAAGCCTATTGGCCGTCTGCTGTGCCAGATTTGGCATTAATTGAAAGCACCCGTTTTATTCGTATCGCCCCGGCCACTGAACATGCCGTGAATGCGGGAGGCTGGTGGTCGTTTTTGCTGGCAAGTCTGGTGACCTATAACCTGCTGCCGCGAATTTTGCTTATTCTGGTTTGTCAGTTGCAGTTGCGCCATTATTCACACCGCCTGAGTATTAGCTCGAATCAGCCTGTGTCGGCATCAACTGAAACAGCCTTGGCTGATCTGCGGGTACAAGACCTGGCAGACTGGGAAGGCGTTGAACAGCTATTCTGGGAGATAAACACGTCAGAAGGGCTGACGCTGGGCGTAGACAGTTGGGAGTCAGATCAACAGCGCTGGCAGGCTCTGCTCAAGCGCAAACCGTCCCGGCTGGTCTGGTGTATCGATTTACGCCGTACACCCCTGGCAGAAATGGCAGATAGGATAAAGCAGGCATCGGCATTGGGGATTCAACAGGCGATTCAGGTCCGGGATAACAGTCTTGAGGCACCGGCACATGCCAGGGATAGCTGGCAGCTGTTTGCCAGACAACATCAACTCGTATGGTTGGAGGCGCAATGA
- a CDS encoding DUF3482 domain-containing protein, which yields MIADAAHFCVVGHPNKGKSSIVSTLTENDSIQIGVESGTTRQADSFSFIADNRLLLALTDTPGFQRARQVLAWLQQQTVAPHERAARVRAFLDVAEHRQAFPDEVALLTPVMQGAGIIYVTDASGPVSASDLAEMEILRWTGQPRMAVINPMAGSTHQDEWRQTLNQYFQWVRVFDPMSAQLDSRLQLLRAMNELADPAQQRALKRLIQHLETRESGRLSQFAQQLAAYWCGQITLTLDAARLQSGQSPEEALQQSLNKAEESRFQQWMQQCGYSRLELETQLNWVKGFNQLMDTEQWSFWGLKSKELMVVSAATGAAAGSLFDVGTGGSSLLLGAITGGILGTAGGWLVSQQQPGSRLSIPGIKKQHKIGPVKHPNFPFVVMARSLSFLNLLWSRTHAQRDALQLEVKASTWSQAEQVRLLRWAKQLQSDKWSDKSQQALEAWIVAQLSENTDQSAE from the coding sequence ATGATTGCAGATGCCGCACATTTTTGTGTTGTCGGGCACCCCAACAAGGGTAAGTCATCCATTGTCTCAACACTGACTGAAAATGACAGTATCCAGATAGGGGTAGAGTCAGGCACCACCCGGCAGGCTGATAGTTTTTCTTTTATCGCTGATAATCGACTGTTGCTGGCGTTGACGGATACGCCCGGTTTTCAGCGCGCACGTCAGGTATTGGCCTGGTTGCAACAACAGACGGTGGCACCGCATGAGCGCGCCGCCCGAGTGCGTGCTTTCCTGGATGTTGCCGAGCATCGACAGGCCTTTCCTGATGAAGTTGCGCTGCTGACCCCGGTGATGCAAGGCGCCGGGATTATTTATGTAACCGATGCATCCGGACCGGTTTCAGCCAGTGACCTGGCTGAAATGGAAATTTTACGTTGGACAGGTCAGCCGCGTATGGCGGTGATCAACCCGATGGCAGGCAGTACGCATCAGGATGAGTGGCGTCAGACACTCAATCAGTATTTTCAGTGGGTGAGGGTGTTTGACCCTATGAGTGCGCAGTTGGACTCGCGGCTGCAACTTTTGCGTGCCATGAATGAACTGGCTGATCCGGCACAGCAACGCGCCTTAAAACGCTTGATTCAGCACCTGGAGACTCGTGAGTCTGGGCGTTTGAGTCAGTTCGCGCAGCAACTGGCCGCCTATTGGTGTGGACAGATCACCCTGACACTGGATGCCGCCAGGCTTCAGTCGGGTCAATCGCCAGAGGAGGCGTTGCAACAGTCACTGAATAAGGCAGAAGAGTCCAGGTTTCAGCAATGGATGCAGCAATGTGGCTACAGCCGCCTGGAACTTGAGACCCAGCTGAACTGGGTGAAAGGCTTTAATCAGCTTATGGATACTGAGCAATGGTCCTTCTGGGGGCTGAAATCTAAAGAGTTAATGGTCGTATCAGCCGCGACAGGCGCGGCGGCCGGTTCACTGTTTGATGTGGGTACTGGTGGCAGTTCTTTGTTGTTAGGGGCCATTACCGGTGGAATCTTAGGTACCGCCGGTGGCTGGTTAGTCTCTCAGCAACAGCCTGGTTCTCGCTTATCGATTCCCGGGATTAAAAAACAGCATAAGATCGGCCCGGTCAAGCACCCGAATTTCCCGTTTGTGGTGATGGCGCGTAGTCTCAGTTTTCTTAATCTGCTTTGGTCCCGCACTCATGCCCAGCGCGATGCGCTGCAGTTAGAGGTGAAGGCTTCCACCTGGTCTCAGGCCGAACAGGTGCGTTTGCTGCGTTGGGCAAAACAGCTGCAATCCGACAAGTGGAGCGATAAATCCCAACAGGCACTGGAAGCCTGGATCGTGGCGCAGTTAAGTGAAAATACGGATCAGTCAGCCGAGTAG
- a CDS encoding PhzF family phenazine biosynthesis protein produces MKTAEYYLLDVFTDHPFTGNPLAVFPNADGLATRTMQAFANELNLAETVFLGAATNTNHYPMRIFTPTRELPFAGHPTVGTAHLLAALKLVNPEQTLVLQPPIGALAVSYAQTRATFTTAQPAKVMDSNLDQVSAAALLGLETHQVIGKPVIASCGLPYHLIELADRVALEGALISATIWAEFIASSSAEQIYLYVMEQPNDIGTETGTVIRSRMFCMHASICEDPATGSAAAALTSYLAANQPDALRCQIHQGIEMGRPSVIYTAANGDVKPGLVQVGGQAIIVGEGKLYSAD; encoded by the coding sequence ATGAAAACCGCTGAATATTACCTGCTGGATGTGTTTACCGACCACCCTTTTACCGGCAATCCACTGGCGGTATTTCCAAACGCCGATGGACTAGCAACCCGTACAATGCAAGCGTTTGCCAATGAGCTTAACCTGGCCGAAACCGTGTTTTTAGGTGCGGCCACTAACACAAACCACTACCCGATGCGGATTTTTACCCCTACCCGAGAGTTGCCGTTTGCAGGCCACCCGACAGTAGGTACCGCACACTTGTTGGCGGCATTGAAATTAGTCAACCCTGAGCAGACTCTAGTGCTACAACCGCCAATCGGTGCACTGGCGGTGAGCTATGCACAAACAAGAGCAACCTTTACCACCGCCCAGCCTGCCAAGGTAATGGACAGTAATCTGGATCAGGTCAGCGCGGCGGCGCTATTAGGTCTCGAAACACACCAGGTGATTGGCAAGCCCGTGATTGCTTCCTGCGGGCTGCCCTACCACCTGATCGAATTAGCGGACAGGGTGGCCCTGGAGGGCGCTCTCATCTCTGCAACCATTTGGGCAGAGTTTATCGCTAGCAGCAGTGCTGAACAAATATATCTTTACGTGATGGAACAACCAAACGACATCGGAACCGAAACCGGAACCGTGATTCGCAGCCGCATGTTCTGTATGCATGCCAGTATCTGCGAAGATCCTGCGACCGGCAGCGCAGCCGCTGCCTTGACCAGCTATCTGGCCGCTAACCAGCCCGACGCATTACGCTGTCAGATTCATCAGGGTATAGAAATGGGAAGACCTAGCGTGATCTACACCGCCGCTAATGGGGATGTTAAGCCAGGTTTGGTTCAGGTGGGTGGGCAGGCCATTATTGTCGGAGAAGGCAAGCTCTACTCGGCTGACTGA
- a CDS encoding DUF1127 domain-containing protein — protein MSHFSVTRLRHRLHDYWQCYRGRRQLRKLDDRLLKDVGITRSQAHHEGQKHFWNLPPFKRGPYENR, from the coding sequence ATGTCACACTTCAGCGTTACCCGACTGCGCCATCGACTGCACGACTACTGGCAATGCTACCGCGGCCGCCGCCAGTTACGAAAGCTTGATGACCGACTACTTAAGGATGTCGGCATTACTCGCTCACAGGCGCACCATGAAGGACAAAAACACTTTTGGAACCTGCCACCCTTTAAACGAGGACCATATGAAAACCGCTGA
- a CDS encoding aminotransferase-like domain-containing protein, with product MTRYEEVATLLRQRIEHDIYHVGDRLPSIRAVCQEMEVSISTAQEAYRQLMDAGLIESRPKSGYFVLPSRVPSVLPSVSRPAQRPLDVSQWDQVLELVATQRDDTRLLLGCGVPNLTYETLRPLSKILAGLHRSNNLYGFNYDKLSGSPELRQQVARLAVTSGCLLHPDDIMVTTGCQEALAISLRTLTQPGDVVAVDSPSFYGTMQILKANGLKALEIPTDPQTGISLEALELALEQWPIRAIQVTPTYNNPLGYTMPEARKRALFQLAQRFDVAIIEDDIYGDLAFSLPRPRTVKSFDDDGRVMLCSGFSKTVGPGLRVGWLAPGRYRDQAQHMKYVSTGASATLPQLAVAEFVAKGHYERHLRYATRQYQRQRDIMISWVQRYFPKGAGISYPQGSFLLWVELPAAVDCVRLNERLAQHAIHVAPGSLFSASGKYRQCLRLNYAFTLTPTIEAAVRTVGELATEMVQEAQQHAVVA from the coding sequence ATGACACGCTACGAAGAGGTTGCCACACTGTTACGGCAGCGTATTGAACATGATATTTACCATGTAGGTGATCGTTTGCCCTCTATCCGTGCAGTATGCCAAGAGATGGAGGTCAGCATTTCGACGGCTCAGGAAGCCTATCGACAGTTGATGGATGCCGGGTTAATTGAGTCGCGCCCCAAATCTGGCTACTTCGTGCTACCTAGTCGAGTGCCTTCGGTGTTACCGTCGGTCTCACGCCCAGCACAGCGTCCCTTGGATGTTTCCCAATGGGATCAGGTGCTGGAACTTGTCGCAACCCAGCGTGATGACACTCGGCTGCTATTAGGATGTGGCGTACCCAATCTGACCTATGAAACCTTGCGGCCTTTGTCAAAAATCCTGGCGGGCTTACACCGCAGCAATAATCTCTACGGCTTTAATTACGATAAACTGAGCGGCAGTCCTGAGCTTCGCCAGCAGGTGGCGCGGTTAGCGGTTACGTCCGGCTGTTTGTTGCACCCGGATGACATTATGGTGACCACCGGTTGTCAGGAGGCACTGGCCATCTCGTTGCGCACGCTGACCCAGCCAGGTGATGTTGTCGCTGTGGATTCGCCCAGTTTTTACGGCACCATGCAGATTCTCAAGGCCAATGGCTTAAAAGCGCTGGAAATCCCCACCGACCCGCAAACCGGCATCAGCCTGGAAGCGTTGGAGCTGGCACTGGAACAGTGGCCAATTCGTGCGATACAGGTCACGCCAACTTACAACAACCCCTTGGGCTATACCATGCCTGAAGCGCGTAAGCGGGCGTTGTTTCAGCTCGCCCAGCGCTTCGATGTCGCCATAATCGAAGACGATATCTATGGTGATTTGGCCTTCAGTCTTCCTCGGCCGCGCACAGTGAAATCCTTCGATGACGATGGTCGGGTGATGTTGTGTAGCGGCTTTTCCAAAACAGTGGGGCCCGGGCTGCGGGTAGGGTGGCTGGCACCGGGTCGCTACCGAGATCAGGCACAGCATATGAAGTATGTTTCCACCGGTGCTTCGGCCACGCTGCCGCAACTGGCAGTAGCGGAGTTTGTAGCCAAGGGGCACTATGAGCGCCACCTGCGCTATGCTACCCGCCAGTATCAGCGTCAGCGTGACATTATGATCAGTTGGGTGCAGCGCTACTTCCCCAAGGGCGCGGGCATCAGCTACCCTCAGGGCAGCTTTTTATTATGGGTGGAACTGCCCGCTGCGGTGGATTGCGTGCGTCTTAACGAACGTTTAGCACAGCACGCCATCCATGTGGCACCAGGATCGCTGTTTTCAGCCTCAGGTAAGTATCGCCAATGCCTGCGCCTGAATTATGCCTTTACCCTGACGCCCACTATAGAAGCCGCCGTGCGCACTGTTGGTGAGCTTGCCACAGAAATGGTGCAAGAAGCGCAGCAGCATGCGGTGGTTGCCTGA
- the eutC gene encoding ethanolamine ammonia-lyase subunit EutC yields the protein MNDDANTDAKADVIVTHNSWRSLRQHTDARIGLGRTGVSLPTREQLAFQLDHARARDAVHLPLDEEALQQQLEADGFQVYRLSSRVSHRQEYLQRPDFGRRLSPASVSYLQQQATQITPPDTLIVIADGLSSTAVASHAVPMVRRLGAALNAEGLRPGPVCLVSQGRVAVGDEVGELLKARSVILLIGERPGLSSPDSLGIYYTYAPRVGLTDAARNCISNIRPPGLSYDDATDKLMFLLLESYRRQLSGVQLKDTSVRSEQTGLGEQRNNFLLPDKR from the coding sequence ATGAATGATGATGCCAACACAGATGCAAAAGCAGACGTTATCGTCACCCACAACAGCTGGCGATCACTGCGTCAGCATACAGATGCACGCATCGGATTGGGACGCACAGGTGTCAGCCTTCCTACACGTGAACAACTGGCCTTTCAGTTGGACCATGCCAGAGCGCGGGATGCCGTCCACCTGCCCCTGGATGAAGAGGCCCTGCAACAACAGCTGGAAGCAGACGGCTTTCAGGTTTATCGCCTCAGCAGTCGGGTCAGTCATCGTCAGGAATACCTGCAACGCCCTGATTTTGGGCGCCGCCTCAGTCCTGCCTCAGTCAGCTACCTTCAGCAACAAGCGACTCAGATCACCCCACCCGATACTCTGATCGTGATCGCTGACGGTCTGTCCTCCACCGCTGTAGCCTCCCATGCGGTCCCCATGGTACGCCGCTTGGGAGCCGCCCTGAATGCAGAGGGCTTAAGACCGGGACCTGTCTGTCTGGTCAGCCAGGGACGTGTCGCTGTGGGGGATGAAGTGGGTGAACTGCTGAAAGCCCGCTCGGTGATTCTGCTGATCGGTGAACGACCAGGCCTCAGTTCACCCGACAGCCTGGGCATCTACTACACCTACGCCCCCAGAGTCGGTCTGACCGATGCAGCGCGCAACTGTATCTCCAATATTCGTCCACCAGGACTGAGCTATGATGACGCCACCGACAAGCTGATGTTCTTGCTGCTGGAATCCTACCGGCGTCAGTTATCGGGGGTGCAGCTCAAGGATACTTCTGTACGTTCGGAGCAAACCGGACTGGGCGAACAGAGGAATAACTTTCTGTTACCGGATAAGCGTTAA
- a CDS encoding ethanolamine ammonia-lyase subunit EutB translates to MAYQCVLGEQRYQFQDLKTLMARATPLRSGDCLAGLAAQDAQERIAAQMLLADVPLKTFLNEALIPYETDEVTRLILDTHDTLAFAPVAHLTVGDFRDWLLSEQADTLTLQALAPGLTPEMVAAVSKIMRIQDLISVAAKCEVITRFRNTLGLQGHLATRLQPNHPTDDPAGIAASVLDGLLYGSGDAVIGINPATDNYQAVTTLMQMLDEVIQRYEIPTQFCILSHVTTQIEAIHQGVPVDLIFQSIAGTEAANTSFGINLALLGEALEVGRSLQRGTLGNNLMYFETGQGSALSANAHHGVDQQTCETRAYAVARHFDPLLVNTVVGFIGPEYLYDGKQIIRAGLEDHFCAKLLGVPMGCDICYTNHAEADQDDMDMLLTQLGVAGINFIMGIPGSDDIMLNYQTTSFHDALYIRQVLGKRPAPEFEAWLQRQGIFDVKGRLSTGSQLPGAFADLRLTGGKH, encoded by the coding sequence ATGGCTTATCAATGTGTATTGGGTGAACAGCGCTATCAGTTTCAGGATCTGAAAACCTTGATGGCACGTGCTACGCCGCTGCGCTCGGGGGATTGTCTGGCAGGCTTGGCGGCTCAGGACGCACAGGAGCGCATCGCTGCGCAAATGCTGTTGGCTGATGTGCCGCTAAAGACCTTTCTGAACGAGGCATTGATTCCCTATGAAACCGATGAGGTCACCCGGCTGATTCTGGACACCCACGACACACTGGCCTTTGCGCCCGTGGCACACCTGACGGTTGGGGACTTTCGTGACTGGCTACTGTCCGAGCAGGCCGATACCCTGACCTTACAGGCACTGGCACCGGGTTTGACCCCAGAGATGGTCGCCGCCGTCAGCAAGATCATGCGTATTCAGGATCTGATCAGTGTCGCGGCGAAGTGTGAAGTCATCACCCGCTTTCGTAATACGCTTGGCCTGCAGGGGCACTTAGCCACCCGGTTACAACCCAACCACCCGACGGATGATCCGGCTGGCATCGCTGCCAGTGTACTGGATGGCCTGCTTTACGGCAGTGGAGATGCAGTGATTGGCATCAACCCGGCCACCGATAACTATCAGGCCGTGACCACGCTGATGCAGATGCTGGATGAGGTCATTCAGCGTTATGAGATTCCCACCCAATTCTGCATTCTAAGTCACGTAACCACGCAAATAGAAGCAATACACCAGGGCGTGCCTGTCGATCTGATCTTTCAATCTATCGCCGGCACCGAAGCGGCCAACACAAGTTTTGGTATTAACCTGGCACTGCTGGGAGAAGCCCTGGAAGTGGGCCGATCGTTGCAACGCGGCACGCTGGGTAATAACCTGATGTATTTCGAGACAGGCCAGGGCAGCGCCTTATCGGCCAACGCCCATCATGGCGTGGATCAGCAGACCTGTGAAACCAGAGCCTATGCCGTGGCACGGCATTTTGATCCATTACTGGTCAATACAGTGGTTGGCTTTATTGGCCCTGAGTATCTCTATGATGGCAAACAGATCATCCGTGCCGGTCTTGAAGATCACTTCTGTGCCAAACTGCTAGGTGTGCCCATGGGCTGCGATATCTGTTACACCAACCATGCCGAAGCGGATCAGGATGATATGGACATGCTGCTGACCCAACTGGGTGTGGCCGGTATCAACTTCATCATGGGCATTCCAGGATCGGATGATATTATGCTGAACTACCAGACCACCTCTTTCCACGATGCGCTTTATATTCGCCAGGTACTGGGTAAAAGGCCTGCACCGGAGTTTGAAGCCTGGCTGCAACGTCAGGGCATTTTTGATGTGAAAGGGCGACTCAGCACCGGCAGTCAGTTACCCGGCGCGTTTGCTGATCTGCGCCTGACAGGAGGCAAGCACTGA
- a CDS encoding HigA family addiction module antitoxin, translating into MVEALKIPAHQPTSVGIMLKEEFLEPLGITQGELAKAMGVGRKTVNELCGGRRGVTAETAFLLAKVLGTTPEFWLNLQLINDMWLAQHSEVLADKLKHARSLVAA; encoded by the coding sequence ATGGTTGAAGCACTAAAAATACCTGCTCATCAACCTACAAGCGTAGGCATAATGCTCAAAGAAGAGTTTCTTGAACCTCTGGGCATCACCCAGGGCGAACTGGCAAAAGCGATGGGCGTTGGCAGGAAGACCGTTAATGAGCTGTGCGGTGGTCGGCGTGGTGTAACGGCAGAAACGGCCTTTTTGCTGGCGAAGGTCTTGGGGACCACACCTGAGTTTTGGCTTAACCTGCAGCTCATTAATGATATGTGGCTGGCTCAACACAGTGAAGTTTTGGCAGACAAACTGAAACATGCACGGTCCTTGGTGGCCGCCTAG
- a CDS encoding LysR family transcriptional regulator, with translation MKLRHLTFRLLEVFSCVIKTGSLSEAARQLHLTQPTVSLQLKRLSEAVGEPLLIMHRQGIQLTDTGQIVYAAALDMLGRFDDLQDQLHSVQAGQYGRFSIAMVNTAQYVLPRLLGPYSKTFPEVDLTLEIGNREQVLQRFNQQLDDIYIFSHPPALDHAAAARFLRNPLVIIVAADHPLAQQPNLRMTDLLKERFLLREPGSATRMLFDGWLQTQGLQLNRSLQMASNEAIRVGVAAGMGIAVISRHVIPPGAAGLVELSVPGFSLESHWHFIVRRDRRLPHAARRFLQFADIQLENCLDPAYVCHETDQLLKDLSTFDAE, from the coding sequence ATGAAACTACGCCACCTTACATTTCGCTTGTTGGAAGTGTTTAGCTGTGTAATCAAGACTGGCAGCCTCAGCGAGGCCGCTCGCCAGCTGCACTTAACGCAACCAACAGTTTCGCTGCAACTGAAGCGCTTGAGTGAAGCCGTGGGAGAACCCCTGCTAATCATGCACCGCCAGGGAATCCAACTGACCGACACAGGGCAGATAGTCTACGCCGCCGCACTGGATATGCTCGGTCGCTTTGACGACCTACAAGATCAGTTGCACAGTGTTCAAGCCGGGCAATACGGACGCTTCAGTATAGCCATGGTCAATACCGCCCAGTATGTTTTACCGCGCTTGTTAGGCCCTTACAGTAAAACCTTCCCGGAGGTTGATCTCACCCTGGAGATAGGTAACCGTGAGCAGGTACTGCAACGCTTTAATCAGCAACTGGATGATATTTATATCTTCAGTCACCCACCGGCACTGGACCATGCCGCAGCGGCACGTTTTCTGCGCAATCCACTGGTGATCATCGTGGCCGCTGATCATCCACTGGCGCAGCAGCCGAATCTAAGAATGACAGATCTGTTGAAGGAGCGATTCTTACTGCGAGAGCCAGGTTCAGCCACCCGCATGCTGTTTGATGGCTGGCTGCAAACTCAGGGGTTGCAACTAAACCGCAGCCTGCAGATGGCCAGCAACGAAGCCATACGCGTCGGTGTTGCCGCAGGCATGGGAATCGCGGTGATCTCGCGGCATGTAATTCCTCCAGGTGCTGCCGGACTGGTTGAACTGTCGGTCCCCGGTTTCTCGCTGGAAAGCCACTGGCACTTTATCGTGCGCCGCGACCGTCGCCTGCCCCATGCCGCACGGCGCTTTCTGCAATTTGCCGATATTCAGTTGGAAAACTGCCTGGACCCGGCCTATGTCTGCCATGAAACAGATCAGTTGTTAAAGGACTTATCTACCTTCGATGCGGAGTGA
- a CDS encoding sodium-dependent bicarbonate transport family permease, with protein sequence MPDIVVMFFLLGLVAGLVRSDLSVPKAAYDLLSLMLMLTIGLKGGFALYGQLRLSLIPELLGVALIGALIPLLLMPLLRRVVKLSLADSASLAAHYGSVSAGTFAVALAYTQTQQLVVGSEVTLYLVMLELPAIIVALLLYRRAVPVTGSSLSGLWHEALTNRGVILLVGGVIIGVVYGPEQGANVTGLLTGAFHVVLALFLLDMGLTAATTLRPFPRAQWRVLVFALVAPPILAMTGLLMGIWLELPVGSVVILASMTASASYIAAPAAIRNAIPDANIGLAMLAALGLTFPLNVIIGIPLYHHWLIALQSL encoded by the coding sequence ATGCCAGATATCGTGGTGATGTTTTTTCTGCTGGGGCTGGTGGCGGGCCTGGTGCGTTCGGATCTCAGTGTTCCCAAGGCGGCCTATGACCTGCTAAGCCTGATGTTGATGCTGACCATTGGCTTGAAAGGTGGTTTTGCCCTCTATGGGCAACTGCGCCTGTCATTGATTCCTGAATTACTCGGGGTTGCACTGATCGGTGCGTTGATTCCTTTGTTGCTGATGCCGCTGCTTCGCCGTGTGGTTAAGCTGTCACTCGCTGACAGTGCCAGTCTGGCGGCACACTATGGTTCCGTGAGTGCGGGTACTTTCGCTGTGGCCCTGGCCTATACACAAACACAGCAACTGGTTGTGGGCTCAGAGGTCACCTTGTATCTGGTGATGCTGGAATTGCCGGCCATTATTGTGGCGTTGTTACTCTACCGCCGAGCGGTACCTGTCACGGGGTCAAGCCTCTCCGGGCTTTGGCATGAAGCGCTGACGAATCGGGGTGTTATTTTGCTGGTGGGTGGCGTGATCATTGGTGTTGTGTATGGTCCGGAGCAGGGTGCCAATGTTACCGGCTTACTGACGGGCGCATTCCATGTGGTGTTGGCACTATTTCTGCTGGATATGGGGCTGACCGCCGCCACAACACTCAGGCCTTTCCCGCGGGCACAGTGGCGGGTGCTGGTGTTTGCTCTGGTAGCACCACCGATACTGGCTATGACAGGCTTGCTTATGGGGATCTGGTTGGAGTTGCCGGTTGGATCGGTGGTGATTCTGGCCAGTATGACCGCCAGTGCTTCCTATATTGCGGCACCGGCGGCTATCCGTAATGCCATTCCCGATGCCAATATAGGTTTGGCAATGCTGGCTGCGCTGGGGCTGACATTTCCGCTCAATGTGATTATCGGTATTCCGTTGTATCATCACTGGCTGATCGCGCTACAATCACTGTAA